Below is a window of Streptobacillus canis DNA.
AAGGCAGCTAATATTAAACAAACAGTTATGTTAACAGGTGATAATAAAAGTATTGGTTCAAAAGTTGCTAAAGAGCTTGGTCTTGATAAGGCTTATACAGAACTGTTGCCAGCAGACAAAGTTGAAAAACTAGAAGAATTATTTTCGCAAAAATCTAAAAAAGGTAAACTTGCCTTTGTTGGTGACGGAATCAATGATGCACCTGTATTAGCTCGTGCAGACATTGGAATAGCAATGGGTGGTTTAGGTTCTGATGCGGCCATTGAAGCTGCTGATGTTGTAATTATGACTGATGAGCCATCGAAAATTGCTACTGCAATGAAGATTTCTAAAAAGACACTAAAAATTGCACATCAAAACATAGTATTTGCAATTGTAATAAAAATAATTGTTCTTATTTTGAGTGCTTTTGGAATAACTACTATGTGGGCAGCTATATTTGCAGATGTAGGTGTAACTATCATCGCAGTATTAAATGCTTTTAGAGCTTTGAATGTAAAGAATCTATAAACTATTTTTCCTATTCACCCCTTGAATGATACCGATAATTGACGATACAATCAAGGGGTATTTTTTAATTTAAAAACTATAAATGAAAATTGGTTGGGATTTACCTTGAATTAAATGGTTTTAAAGATATGGAGGTTATGTAATTGAAAGTTATTGATGAATATTGCTGTGAATGTATCACACAAAATTTAAATAGAACAAATGAGAGTTGCACTGTCTGTAATAATTAAGGAGTAACAGTTAGTAGGATAACCGTTGAATACTTGGTGACATATGATTATCGTAATGCCGTTGATGGAGATCAATATAAGATATGCATGAATGAGGACTGCGACGTTATTTACTATAACTTAGATAAAGAAATAAAATTCTTAAAAGACCAAGTTAGGGTTACTATCTGGTTTAAGAAAGATGCAGATCCTAAGTATGCTTGTTATTGCAGCAAAGTCACAGAAGATCAGGTAATTGAAGCAGTTGTAAAGCATGGTGCGAAAACCGTTAAAGAAGTAAATGCCATAACTGGAGCAATGAAAAATTCGCTTTGTAAGGAAAACAATCCTTTGGGGGTATGTTGTCATAAGATTATTCAGGAAGGCATTGATAAGGGATTAACCATGAAATGATTTGAGTTGATATGTTCTCACGAACAGACAAAACCGTTGATATCTTCCCACAAACGAGAGCCAATGTTGGATATGTTCCCCTTAACCATAGGGGTTGAGACCGCAGTTTTGATAGCTATCAAGGCAACTCGAAACATGTTGAAGCCCTAACCCTGCTATCGCGCGATTAGCAAAGCTAATCGATGCGAAGCAGAGGTACCAAAGGCATTAGTTTTTCTTAGCCAATCGCTACGCTCTTGGAGAAAAACTGAATAGGCCTCACGTGTGCCCTGTAGGCATGCCAGACTTTCCCAAAGAGAAGCGAGTGAATAACGAACTTCAATTGGTGAAAGATACGGCTGAGGCTCTAGTATTGATGACAAGGGAATAGAGGGTTAGAGGCTCTGTAAATCTTGAAATCAATAGGTTTATGAATTTTGAACTAAATAATCATATTATTAATTTTTTTATTAAAAGTCTAAGCAGCATTAAAAATAGTGAATGAGATGATTCAATATTAGATAAATAATCTTTGTTCAAAAAATTGAAAAAATATAAAAGTAAAGGTATACTAAGTTTAGAAGAAATTGGAGGTGCTAGTATAATGTTTAAAATAAAAAAAGAGATGTTAAATAGTGTAAATTTTTTACTAAATCATAATTATGTACCTATGATACATAGATTAGAAATAGAGAATATTAGTGAAAAAGTATTGGAAAATTTAAGTTTGAAAATATACGTAGAACCTGAATTTTCTAGAACATTTGTAATGCCGATAGGAACATTACATCCAGGGGAGAGTATTGATTTAGATAGTATAAATATGAAATTAATTTCAGAATATTTATATAATTTAAATGAATCAACTAGAGCACAAATGTTTTTTGAAATATATATGGTGGATGAAAAGATATATGATGAAATTTTAGATATAAACTTAGAAGCTTTTAATCAGTGGTTGGGAATAAATATTATGCCAGAGACAATAATATCATTTTCTACCCCTAATCATCCTAGAATATCTGAACTTATTGTTAAAGCATCAGATTATTTAAAAAAATGGGGATACACTCCTTCTTTTACTGGATATATGTCTGGAAATCAAAACAATGTTAAAATACAAATGGCAGCTATATATGCAGCGTTGCAGGAAACAAATATTATATATAATATTCCACCAGCAAGCTATGAAGTAGTAGGTCAAAAAATTAGATTACCACATACAGTACTTGAATTAAAACAAGGAACTTGTTTAGATCTTGCTATGCTATATATATCTTGTCTTGAAGCTATAGGTCTTCACCCATTATTAATAATAATACAAGGTCATGCTTATGTTGGTTGTTGGTTAGAAGAAACTACATTTTCTGATGTAGTAATTGATGATGTATCAGCTATAGAAAAAAGAATAGTTGAAGGTTTAGAGGAAATCATTTTAGTTGAAGCAACAGACTTTGTTTCAGGAAGTGGAATTAATTTTGATAGAGCAATAAAACATGGTAAAGATCATTTATTGAATCCTGAAATATTCTATTTAGCGATTGATATTCAAAGGGGGAGAGGTAGTGGGATATTACCTATTCCATTAAAAATTGATGAAAAAATTGTAATAGAAAGAGAAAAAAATAATGAAATAACAACTAAACCTAAAGAATTAGTAATAAATAATATAGGAGTAGTTGAAGATACTAAAATAGATAAACAAAAATTATGGGAGAGAAAACTATTAGATTTTAGTTTGAGAAATTCTCTTTTAAATTTTAAAATTACAAAAAATTCTTTAAGAATAATGTCTCATAATTTAGCACACTTAGAAGATAAATTAGTAGATGGCAAAGATTTACATATATTAGAAGCACCTAGAGAATGGAATGTATCTTTAAAAAGTTCTAAAATTTTTGAGATAGAAACATCTCAAGATTTAATTAAAACAATAGCAGAAAGTGAGTTTAAGAGTAATAGAATTAGAACATATTTAGATGAAGAAGAATTAATAAAAAATTTAAAAAGTGTGTATAGAGCTTCAAAAATGAGTCTTGAGGAAAATGGAAGTAATACTTTATTTTTAGCTTTAGGTTTCTTACGTTGGTTTGAAAATGATATTTCAGAATTACCAAGATATGCCCCGTTAGTACTAATGCCTATAGAAATTGTGAAAAGTAGTAGGAATAGAGGTTATGTAATCAGAAGTAGGCAAGAAGAAACGCAAATTAATATTACTTTACTTGAATATTTAAGACAAATGCATGATGTTAAAATTGGAGGATTAGATCCACTTCCAAATGATGAACATGGAATTGATTTACCATTAATATTTAATACTATAAGACAAGCGATAATGAATAAAAATAGATGGAATGTCTTAGATGACTTTTCTTTTATAGGTCTTTTTTCATTTGGACAATTTGTAATGTGGAATGACTTAAGAAATAGAGGAGATGAAATAAAAAAAAGTAAAATTGTTTCAAGTTTAATAGAAGGTTATAGGAATTTTGAGATTGAAAATAAAGAGATAATAATAGAAGATTTGGCTATACCTTTAAATGCAGATTCTTCACAACTTAAAGCGATTATAAAAGCTATGAATGGTGAAAGTTTCATTTTACATGGTGCACCAGGAACTGGGAAATCACAGACTATTACTAATATGATTTCAACAGCCTTATATCAAGGGAAAAGTGTTCTTTTTGTAGCTGAAAAAATGGCAGCACTTAATGTGGTTGAGAATAGATTAGATAAAATAGGTTTAGGTCCTTTTTGTTTGGAATTACATTCAAATAAAACAAATAAAACAACAGTTTTAAAACAGCTTGAAAAAGTTTTAGAAACATCTAAATATAAATCACCTGAAGAATTTGAGAAGATTAGGTTAGAAATTTTAAATACAAAAAATTATATTAAAAATATTTTTGATAGTCTACATGAAAAGAAAGAAAATGGTCTTTCGATATATGAAAAAATTGAAGGATATATAAAAATAAAGCAATATAAAGACTTAATAGAAATTAAAAAAAGTGATTTTGAAATTTCAAAAGAAATATTAAAAAATAAAAATGAGTTAATAAAAAGTTTTAAAATAAATATAGAAGAAATAGGAAATTACTCGGAACATCCATTAAGTATTTTTAAAAGTTTAGATTATTCTTTAGAAATAAAAAATGAACTAGAAGAAAAATTATTAGATTTATTAGAAAAAAATCAGGAGTATTTAGAATTATTAAATGAACTAAATATAGATAATATTGATGTTTTAGAAAAAATGATAAAAATTTTTAGAAATGTTAATAGTAAAGAAAAAATACTTGATAAGTTAATAATAGTTGATGATTTTGAATTTAATTTAAATAAAGTAAACGACTTGGTAGAGTTGTTGGAAAGATACAATGAAATAAAAGAAAGAATTTTAGTTTCATTTGATAAATCTGTTTTATTATTAGATATAAATAAATTTTTGATTGAGTGGAAGAAATCAGAATTAAGTTGGTTTCTAGGTAAAATATTTAAACAGAACTCTCTTTTAAAAGAAATAAATATACATTCAAAGATAAAAGTAAATAAAAGTAATATATTAAATGTAATTGATGAATTAGTAAAATTAGAAGAATTAAAGAAAGAAATTGGTGAAACCAATATTTTCGTTTTAAATATACTTGGAAATTTATTTGAATATGAAAAAACAAATATAAAATTATTAAAAGATAGTATAGAAGTATCTTTAGAATTAAGAAATAATATCAATGAATTTTATGGAAGCGTAAATGAAATTAATTTAAATAAAGTGAAACTGATGAAAGAAAATTATATAAAATTTGAAAAATTAGAATTATTTTTAACTAAATACATGAAATTAAAAAAAGATTTTGATTTAGAAATAGACGATAAAAATATTTTTAATTTATTTGAGTTGATAAAAAATGCGAAAAATAATATACAATTATTTAAGGAAATAGTAGGTTATAATCAAAAAAGAAAGTTGTTGATAGAAAATGATTTAGAAAATGTTATTATATCTTATGAAAAAAATAAAATAAATAAAGAAAATATTTTAGAAGCATATTTATCTAATTTATATTATAATTTAGCAGTTAAAGAAATAAGTGAAAATAAAGAATTAAGAGAATTTAGAAGAATAGAATTTGAAGAAGTAATAAAGAAATATGAGGAATTAATAGTTAATTATCAAGAATTAACAATGCAGGAACTGGTTGCAAAGCTTTCAATGAAAATTCCAAATACGGAATCATCTATAATAAACAATTCAGAAATGGGAATTTTGAAAAGAGCAATAAAATCAGGTGGAAGAATGATGAGTATTAGACAGTTATTTAATCAAATTCCTAATTTACTTAGAAGACTTTGTCCTTGTATGCTTATGAGTCCCATGTCTATTGCTCAATATATAGATCCTAAATTTCCTAAATTTGATTTAATAATTTTTGATGAGGCATCTCAAATTCCAACTCATTCTGCTATAGGAGCAATGGCAAGAGGAGAAAATGTTATAATAGTTGGAGATCCTAAACAAATGCCACCAACGAATTTCTTTAAAAACAACAAAATAGATGAAGATAATATAGATATAGAAGATTTAGAAAGCTTACTAGATGATTGTCTAGCTATAACGTTACCTGAAGAACATTTAAAATGGCATTATAGATCTAAACATGAAAGTTTGATAAGTTTTAGTAATAAGATGTATTATGAAAATAAATTATTAACTTTTCCATCACCAGATGATTTAGTATCTAATGTTAAATTTATAAAAGTAGAAGGTTATTATGATAAAGGAAAATCAAAACAGAATAAAAAAGAAGCTGAAGCAATAGTAAAGGAAATAATTAGAAGGTTAAGTGATGAAAAATTAAGAAATGATAGTATAGGTGTAGTTACCTTTAGTAGTGTTCAACAGATGTTGATAGAAGATATGTTGTTTAATGAATTATATAAACATCCGGAACTTGAAAAAGTTGCAAATGATTTAAATGAACCAATATTTATTAAAAATTTAGAAAATGTACAAGGTGATGAAAGAGATGTCATATTATTTTCTATAGGTTACGGTGCAGATAAGGATGGTAAAGTTTCGATGAATTTTGGTCCTTTAAATAGAGAGGGTGGATGGAGAAGGCTGAATGTAGCAATTTCTAGATCTAGAAAAGAAATGATAATTTATTCTACTTTACTCCCAGAACAAATTGATTTAAATAGGACTAAATCAGAAGGTGTTAAAGGATTGAAAATGTTTTTAGATTTTGCAATAAGAGGTAAAAATATCCAGGGAAGTAAAGAGAATTCTAGTTTAAATAAAGATGAACTAATAACTGAACTATCTAGAAAATTAGAAAAAAAAGGATATTTAAGTAAGAGTAATGTAGGAAGTTCAGGGTACAAAATAGATTTAGCATTATTAAATCCGAAGAATAATAAAAAATATATTATGGGATTACTTTTTGATGGATATGGATATTTAAATTCTGAAACTATTAGAGATAGATTTATACTTCAACCGACTATACTTAAATTATTGGGTTGGCAAATATATAATGTATGGTCGGTAGAATATATTGAAAATCCAGAAAAAGTTATAGATGCAATTATTGAAAAAATTAATAATATTTTAGAAGGAAATCAAAGTCAAAATTTTGATTTGTTGAAGGCTAAAAAAATTTCAGAATTACAAATGGATAAGCTAGAGAATTTAGAAAATGTAAGTAATAAAATAATGTATAAATCATATAATATTTGTAAATTAGGAGAAAGTTCAGACTTTTATAGTGTAGAAACTCAGTTAAATATTAAAGAAAATATATTTGAAATAGTAGAACAAGAAGGGCCGATAAGTAAAAAGAATTTAATAAAAAAAGTTATTGCTTGTTGGGGAATAAATAGAAGTGGTAGTCAAGTAGAACAAATAATTTCATTACTATTAAGGCAATTAGAATTTAAAAAAACCGAAGAAAATGATGTAGAGTTTTTATGGCCAAATTCATTGGAAATAAAGCCATTGAAACAATATAGAGTTGAAGATGAACAGGGGAATAAAAGAAATATAGAGGATATATCTAAATATGAGATTATACCTGCTATTATAGAAATATTAGAAGTACAAATTGCTATAGATAAAAAAGATTTAGTAAGAGAAGTAGCTAAAAAATTTGGATTTACAAGAACTGGGTCTTCTATAGACAAAATTTTAAATTCAACTATTGTATTTGGAATAGAAAAGAATATTTTAAAAGAAGAAAATGAAAAAATTTTGATGTTTTAGTAAAATTAATATACTTGTAGAAGAAAATTATTAATTTTGAATAAAATTTTTATTATTTAATATTATGACCCTCTTTGCTGTTTTTACAGTAAAGAGGGTCATGTTATTTTAAGGCTTATTAAAAAATCAAATTTAATCCTAAGCCTAAATTTTTATCTGTATCAATAGTTGCGTTGATATTGATATTCTTGTATCCTAGACCTATACTATATATTAATTTAAATGTATCAATTTTTTTTCCAAAAAAATTAGAATTTATATCTATTAAATTAACTTTTAGAGAATGGTTTTTAGTTAAATTAATTTTTGTTTGTAAGTTATTATTAATATTAAAATTATCATTTATTGTAGTTTTTGTATTTAATGATAATAAAAATGAGTGATTTAATAGCGTATTATTTAGTATTGTTAATCCAAATGAATTATTTTCTTTTTTAGATTTTTCAATATTTAATATACTAAATTCATAACCTATTTTTGGAGTAATATTTGTATTATTTATCTTAAAATCTTTACTTAAATTAGTTAATACATTTAAAGATGTAGATGAAATTTTGTTTTTTATTAAATCATTTTCTATGAGTCTTAATACATTTGTATAATTTCTACTAATATTAATACTATTTTCTAATTTTAATTTATTGTTAATAATATTAGTTATTGATAAAATATATGAAGTATTATTAAAATTACCTATATTATATTCAAAATTGTATTTTTGTTTTAATAAGCTAAAATTTAAATCTATACCATATAATTCATTAAATTTATTAGTAACTCCTAAAGTATATATGTTGTTTTTTTTAGAGAAACTAGTATAATAATTAGATTTAAATAAGTTAGATGTAGTATAAATATTAAAGTATATGTTAGTTTTTTTATTATTTAAAAAATATTTAATATTTTCATCATTATATGATTTTAAATTTTTTCCTTCTAATAAGTCATTAAAGAAGGTTGAATATATATCAGTGAAAATTTCTTTTTTTATTCTATCTTTATCAGAACTAGCTAAATTATAGATTCTAGGCGTAGCGATATTATAATTTGTAGGATTACTTAAGTATGAATTAAAAAATTTTTTTTCGTTTATGTTATAACTTGGTAAATCTTCTTTATATTTTGCATCTCTTAGTTTTTTAGTAAGAGGTTTAAATTCTATAATATATTCTTTATCATTTTCACTTATTTTAGGTTTTAAATAAAGATTTTCTAAATTTATATTATCTTTTAATTCATTTATTGAATTAATATTTTTTTTATTTATTAATATTTTAGAATTTAATAGATTTAAATTATAAGAATTTATATCATTGTTTAGATATCTTAATCTTCCGTTTGTTTTAAAGTACTCAGTTTTTATTAGTGAATTTTCACCTAGAAATGTTAAAGAATTATTATCTGCTTCATATTTTCTTAGATTTAATGGAGTATTAAAATATACGTTACCAGAATTATATATTTCAGAAAGTTTTAATTCATTTTTGTTGTTATCAATTTTAAAATTAGCATTTTTTTGTACTATATATTTGCTATCTGAATGATTTTTTAGTATTAAGGTACCTTCATTAATATATGTTTTAGTATTATATAATTGTTTTCCATTTAAAATTAAAGTACCTAGACCATCTTTATATAGCCCGGCTCCATTTTGTTTATAAAAAAGATTCTCACTTGTTAAAACTTTAGATGTTCTATATTTTCTACCATTTATTTCATATATTTCATCTTGATTTTTATTGTTGTTAATTTTACCTTTTAAACCACTAGTAATATCGTTGTCAAAACTATATTCTTTATCTTTATCTATATTTACATAAAAATATCTATTATTATCGTTATCATATATTTTATTTCGGATATCTTTAAAATACTTCTGTTCTTCTATTAATCCAGCGTTAAAATCAGAAGGGCCTTTTATAGCTTTTTCATAATCAACTATACCCCAACCTACATTATTATCAAGGAATTCATCATCGCCATCTTTTCTTTTTGCTGTAGTGAGTATTACTTGTTTTATTTGTTGATATGTTAAAAATGGATATTTTTTCTTAATTTCATATGCAAGTCTTGTAACTCTTGGAGCACCTACGGAAGTTCCGTATACATTTTTTTCATTAAATGATATATAGTTTGGTGTTGCTACACTAAAGCTTCTTAGTAATAGTGGAATTGCATATGCATTATATTTTGTTATCTCTCCAACGTTATTGTGATAATAATTTATGTTATCTTTATCAGTATATATTTTGGCTCGTTCATTTATATATCCGTCATTTAATTTTTTGAATTCATTTTCAGAAAGAGCGGCTGCAACGAAAATGCTTTCAGCTCTAGCTGCTCTTTGTATATCAGGGCTCATAATTTGATATGAATTTAGTATTTCAGATGAAAAGGTTTTATCTTTATTTATTGCATCTGAAGTATTTCCAAGGGCCTTTATTTTTAAAACTTTATTTTCTTTATATGTTTCATCAAAAATTAAAGATGATAAGTAGTGTTTTTCAAATTGATTTGTGTAATTTCCAGCTTTATCAATATATTTGTAATCTTCATTCAAAGTATGAAGATAATCACTACTATTACTGATACCGTATGACATATTTATTATACCGGATACTGGATAAAATCTTTGATCTATTGATCTTACTTCAATATCATTTTTATTGATATCATTTTTTTCATAATTTGCAAAATCATCATTATTTTTTATGAAAACTTTGAAAACTTCATAGGCATGATTTGAAGAACCGTTTTGTGCTCCTTTAGTTCGTACTTTAAATTCATTTATTATCTTATTTGAAGATGTTTTACTAAAACCTGATTCTATAATATAAACCTTATTTTCTATTGGTTTTGAAATTGGGTTATTTTTGGATTTTGGTGTATTTTCATTATCATTTTTATTAACTGATGAACATGAAATTAAAGTTAATAATAAAAAAGAACTTAATATATATTTTTTCATTTTTTCTCCAATTTATTTTTTTATATAATATAAATAATATCACAAAATAATAAAATTAAAAAGTAAATATAGAAAGGTGCAATATAAATTTTAAGTTAAAATAGTAAATATTCAAATGATATTTTTAAATTGTATTTTTGTTAAAAATTATATTTAGAAAAAAATTGACAAAATAACGAAAATAGTATATACTTATCTAGTACAACAGTTAATGTTGTGGTTGGATATATGTTTAAATTATTGTAATTTCTACTTTAAATGAGAGCATTTAAGGTAGTTTTCTTGTGTCTTTTATTGTTAGAACGTCAATGGAACCACGAGGGAATATAGACTTAAAAAAGGTAGAATGTTTTCACGATGATTTAACTATATATGAATATTAAAAAAATAAGTTTGGGAGGAGGAAATATGCCTACAATTAATCAATTAGTAAGATTTGGTAGAAGCACATCTGAAAAGAAAAAGAAATCACCTGCATTAAAAGGTAATCCACAAAAAAGAGGTGTTTGTGTAAGAGTTTATACAACTACACCTAAAAAACCTAACTCAGCGTTAAGAAAAGTTGCAAGGGTTAAATTAGTTAATGGTATTGAAGTTACTGCATACATTCCAGGAATTGGACATAACTTACAAGAACACTCTATCGTATTAATAAGAGGAGGAAGAACTAAGGATTTACCAGGGGTTAGATATAAAATAATAAGAGGAGCACTTGATACTGCAGGAGTTGTTAATAGAAAACAAGCTAGATCAAGATATGGTACTAAGAGACCTAAATAAATATAAATCATAAGGATGAAGGAGGCAAATCGTGTCAAGAAGAAAACAAGCTAAGAAAAGAGATGTTTTACCTGATTCAAAATTTAACGATATTATCGTAACTAAATTTATCAATGGATTAATGGTTGATGGTAAAAAATCAGTTGCAGAAAACATTTTTTATTCAGCATTAGAAGAAATTGAAAAAGAAACAAACGAATCAGGATATGAAATATTCAAAAGAGCTATGGAAAATGTAAAACCATCAGTAGAAGTTAGATCAAGAAGAATCGGAGGAGCTACATATCAAGTTCCAGTAGAGGTAAGAAAAGAAAGACAACAAACTTTAGCTATAAGATGGTTAGTTAGATATACAAGAGATAGAAAAGAGTATGGAATGATACTTAAACTTAAAAAAGAATTAATAGCTGCAGCTAATAATGAAGGTGGATCAATTAAGAAAAAAGATGACACTTACAAAATGGCAGAAGCTAATAGAGCGTTTGCTCACTATAAATGGTAATAATAGGAGGATATAATGGCTAGAAAAGTTGCTTTAAAAGATACTAGAAATATAGGTATCATGGCACATATAGATGCTGGTAAAACAACTACAACTGAAAGAATCTTATTCTATACAGGAGTTAACCATAAATTAGGAGAAGTTCATGATGGAGCTGCTACTATGGACTGGATGGAACAAGAACAAGAAAGAGGAATAACAATTACATCAGCAGCAACTACTTGCTTCTGGAAAGGACATAGAATTAACATTATAGATACTCCAGGCCACGTTGACTTTACTGTTGAAGTTGAAAGATCTTTAAGAGTATTAGATGGGGCTGTTGCAGTATTCTCAGCAGTTGACGGAGTACAACCTCAATCAGAAACAGTTTGGAGACAAGCAGATAAATATAATGTACCAAGACTTGCATTTTTCAATAAAATGGATAGAGTTGGTGCAGACTTTGATATGTGTGTAAACGATATTAAACAAAAATTAGGTGGAAACGGTGTACCTATACAATTACCAATTGGTGCTGAAGATGCATTTGAAGGTGTAATAGATTTAATTGAAATGAAAGAATATATCTTCACTGATAAACAAGGAGCAGACTATCAAGTGGTAGATGTAAGAGATTCATTAAAAGATGATGCAGAACTTGCAAGACATCACTTAATTGAATCAATTGTTGAAACTGATGAAGAATTAATGGAAAAATATTTTGCTGGAGAGGACATTACAGTTGATGAAATTAAAAGAGCGTTAAGAATAGCTACAATAGCAGGAACAGTAGTACCTGTAACATGTGGTACTGCATTTAAAAATAAAGGTATCCAACCCCTATTAGATGCTGTAGTTGCATATATGCCTTCACCAGTTGATATAGAAGCAGTTAAAGGGATAGATCCTAAAACAGATGCAGAAATTTCAAGAAAACCTGCTGATGAAGAAAAATTCTCAGCATTAGCATTCAAAATTGTTACAGATCCATTTGTAGGAAGATTATCATTCTTTAGAGTTTATTCAGGAGTTTTAGAAAAAGGTTCTTATGTATTAAACTCTACTAAAGATAAAAAAGAAAGAATGGGAAGATTACTTCAAATGCATGCTAATAAAAGAGATGAAATTGATATAGTATATGCTGGAGATATTGCAGCTGCAGTTGGATTAAAAGATACAACTACAGGAGATACATTATGTGCTGAAGATGCTCCAATTATTTTAGAAAGAATGGAATTCCCAGAACCAGTTATTTCGGTTGCAGTAGAACCTAAAACTAAGGCTGACCAAGAAAAAATGGGTACTGCATTAGCTAAACTTGCAGAAGAAGATCCTACTTTCCAAGTTAAATCTGACCAAGAAACAGGACAAACTATTATTGAAGGTATGGGAGAATTACATTTAGAAATAATTGTAGACCGTATGAAGAGAGAATTTAAAGTAGAAGCTAATGTTGGAAAACCACAAGTTGCTTATAGAGAAACTATACTTGGTTCATCAGATGTTGAAGAAAAATATGCTAAACAATCTGGAGGACGTGGACAATATGGACATGTTAAGATTAGAGTTGAAGCAAATGATGGAAAAGGATATGAATTTGTTAATGAAATTACAGGAGGAGCAATTCCTAGAGAATATATACCTGCTGTAGATAAAGGTATAAGAGAAGCTCTTGATTCAGGAGTTTTAGCTGGATATCCAGTACAAGATGTAAAAGTTACACTATATGATGGATCATACCATGAAGTGGATTCATCAGAAATGGCATTTAAAATTGCAGGATCTATGGCAATGAAAAAAGCTTTAAGAGCTGCAAATCCTATCTTACTTGAACCAATATTCAAGTTAGAAATTACAACACCTGAAGAATACATGGGAGATGTTATAGGAGATTTAAATTCTAGACGTGG
It encodes the following:
- a CDS encoding DUF3320 domain-containing protein — its product is MFKIKKEMLNSVNFLLNHNYVPMIHRLEIENISEKVLENLSLKIYVEPEFSRTFVMPIGTLHPGESIDLDSINMKLISEYLYNLNESTRAQMFFEIYMVDEKIYDEILDINLEAFNQWLGINIMPETIISFSTPNHPRISELIVKASDYLKKWGYTPSFTGYMSGNQNNVKIQMAAIYAALQETNIIYNIPPASYEVVGQKIRLPHTVLELKQGTCLDLAMLYISCLEAIGLHPLLIIIQGHAYVGCWLEETTFSDVVIDDVSAIEKRIVEGLEEIILVEATDFVSGSGINFDRAIKHGKDHLLNPEIFYLAIDIQRGRGSGILPIPLKIDEKIVIEREKNNEITTKPKELVINNIGVVEDTKIDKQKLWERKLLDFSLRNSLLNFKITKNSLRIMSHNLAHLEDKLVDGKDLHILEAPREWNVSLKSSKIFEIETSQDLIKTIAESEFKSNRIRTYLDEEELIKNLKSVYRASKMSLEENGSNTLFLALGFLRWFENDISELPRYAPLVLMPIEIVKSSRNRGYVIRSRQEETQINITLLEYLRQMHDVKIGGLDPLPNDEHGIDLPLIFNTIRQAIMNKNRWNVLDDFSFIGLFSFGQFVMWNDLRNRGDEIKKSKIVSSLIEGYRNFEIENKEIIIEDLAIPLNADSSQLKAIIKAMNGESFILHGAPGTGKSQTITNMISTALYQGKSVLFVAEKMAALNVVENRLDKIGLGPFCLELHSNKTNKTTVLKQLEKVLETSKYKSPEEFEKIRLEILNTKNYIKNIFDSLHEKKENGLSIYEKIEGYIKIKQYKDLIEIKKSDFEISKEILKNKNELIKSFKINIEEIGNYSEHPLSIFKSLDYSLEIKNELEEKLLDLLEKNQEYLELLNELNIDNIDVLEKMIKIFRNVNSKEKILDKLIIVDDFEFNLNKVNDLVELLERYNEIKERILVSFDKSVLLLDINKFLIEWKKSELSWFLGKIFKQNSLLKEINIHSKIKVNKSNILNVIDELVKLEELKKEIGETNIFVLNILGNLFEYEKTNIKLLKDSIEVSLELRNNINEFYGSVNEINLNKVKLMKENYIKFEKLELFLTKYMKLKKDFDLEIDDKNIFNLFELIKNAKNNIQLFKEIVGYNQKRKLLIENDLENVIISYEKNKINKENILEAYLSNLYYNLAVKEISENKELREFRRIEFEEVIKKYEELIVNYQELTMQELVAKLSMKIPNTESSIINNSEMGILKRAIKSGGRMMSIRQLFNQIPNLLRRLCPCMLMSPMSIAQYIDPKFPKFDLIIFDEASQIPTHSAIGAMARGENVIIVGDPKQMPPTNFFKNNKIDEDNIDIEDLESLLDDCLAITLPEEHLKWHYRSKHESLISFSNKMYYENKLLTFPSPDDLVSNVKFIKVEGYYDKGKSKQNKKEAEAIVKEIIRRLSDEKLRNDSIGVVTFSSVQQMLIEDMLFNELYKHPELEKVANDLNEPIFIKNLENVQGDERDVILFSIGYGADKDGKVSMNFGPLNREGGWRRLNVAISRSRKEMIIYSTLLPEQIDLNRTKSEGVKGLKMFLDFAIRGKNIQGSKENSSLNKDELITELSRKLEKKGYLSKSNVGSSGYKIDLALLNPKNNKKYIMGLLFDGYGYLNSETIRDRFILQPTILKLLGWQIYNVWSVEYIENPEKVIDAIIEKINNILEGNQSQNFDLLKAKKISELQMDKLENLENVSNKIMYKSYNICKLGESSDFYSVETQLNIKENIFEIVEQEGPISKKNLIKKVIACWGINRSGSQVEQIISLLLRQLEFKKTEENDVEFLWPNSLEIKPLKQYRVEDEQGNKRNIEDISKYEIIPAIIEILEVQIAIDKKDLVREVAKKFGFTRTGSSIDKILNSTIVFGIEKNILKEENEKILMF